Below is a window of Callospermophilus lateralis isolate mCalLat2 chromosome 9, mCalLat2.hap1, whole genome shotgun sequence DNA.
ACTACACTATTGTCTGGGATTTTTCTACATGCTTTTCATATGTTTGTGAATAGTTCCTTAAACAAACTCTGTTCCTTTGACTCTATCTTAATATGCCTCCATTCTCTGCCAGAACCTTGACTGAAAGAACTACTTGCGCTTTAGGGCTTTGAACTGATAATGAAAGGTTCTGGGTCCAGGTAGGATGGATTAAGCACACTTCCTCCGTGTTTCTCTTACTGAATGCTGCTACAAAGCTTGGGTAGGGTGCATTGAGTAGCCATTTAAGAACTGATACTTTTCTACAGAAGGTTTAAGTAAGATGGTACTGTTGTGTCTGTAACATACAGTAAGAGCAATGGAGAGAGCTATACTGATTTATGCTTTGTCTAATTTCCTATTTGATAAACTGACCTCCTGAGTATAAATTCACCACCACAATCAATATCATGCATTAAtgcaagaagtaaaaaaaaaaatcaaatctcaGTTCTACCACTTATTTAGTtggatgaccttgggcaagttagctAATCTCTCTGAGTTTCAGTGGTATGGCCTATAAAGTGGAAATAATTTAAAGTACTAAATAGAGTGTCTGGTCCATACTAAGCAATGAATGAATGTTACCAGGTATTATTTCCTAGTAAGCCAATTAGTTTGCTTTTACCTTAAGCAGTCATTGAAGCCTTCCACTCCATATTTGGATGGAGTATAGCCCCCTCCACCAAAAGCAAGCCGACCTCCAATGCTGGAGACATTGACAATCCTCCCTCGAGCTTTTTTGAGCAAGGGAAGCATATTTAAAGTCACATCGATGAGTCCAAACAGGTTCACTTCAATAGGTTCTCTGTAGTCTTCCACTGTCAGCCAGTCGGTGGGAGCCAGCACACCAAGAACACCAGCATTGTTGATGAGACCCCAGAGACCTAGAGCCCAGAGGGAAGAAAGGAGATATGGTAGAAGGTGGCGTTCACATGGAGTCTTGGATGGAAATGCagcctctgttttacacaatggtGCCATTTCCTCCTTGTAGATATATTGCTGCTGTGAAATATTTTGCAGTTTGTAGAAGTGATAGCAGAGAGAGTTGGAGAATAAATTCAAATAATTGAAGTTCTTTTACTGAAATTCAGTTTCAGTGTTATTCTGTTTCTGATtctgaatgtcagataatgatacTTTTTGAGTGAGACTTTCTGCATTTTCATCTCATATGTAGAGTAAATAGGTCTattccccccacccaccccacctGCCTTGCTAAATGGCAAAGTCAgagaatatttataaaatgttcTATATGGATAGAGTGAAATCAATCCACctcatatttatttttggtgaaaaaaatctaATCACTCACTGGGCTTTTTTTATGATGGGAAATATTTAATATTGCTAAAGGTATTTGGAATTCAAGCATTAAAAATTATCTGGAGCCTTATCAAATCATTACGTTAGTACTTCAGAGTCTCAGATATATGATGAAGATATAATTGAGAaaaatacatacatttttttttctttgtagacccCAATATCTTCTTccatgaaaatatttgaaatgctGGACAAAGCTGATTAAAACCTTCTAGTTTAGAAAGCAGCCAtcttccccccaaaacaaatgccgaatcttttctctgatataaggaggctgactcatagtggggtagggagagggagcatgggaggaatagatgaactctagatagggcagaggggtgggaggggaagggagggggcaggggattagcaaggatggtggaatgtgatggacatcattatccaaagtacatgtatgaagacaagaattgggcatcaatatactttatatacaaacagagatatggaacattgtggtatatttgtgtaataagaattataatgcaaaacaaaacaaaacaaagtacgTGTATAAaggcacgaattggtgtgaacatactctatatacaaagatgaaaaattgtactctatatgtgtaataagaattgtaatgcattctgctgttgtgtatttaaaaaaaataaaatcaataaaacaaacaaacaaataaagcagCCATCTTAGCAGAATCTACTGCAGAATGAGTGTCCAAGGGCTCAGTACTCCACCAGGACTATGTAAGATTCTAACTCACAGTCTCAGGCCCTTACCTACCTCATCCACTGAAAATGTGTGAACTCTGGAGCATTCTGTAGTGAAAAGTGGGTGTCAGCTATTCAGAAGATGAATTGGGTCTGCTTCCATATTCTCCTGTAGATTTCACTCCAGTCTCTTTGCTATGTATATGGATGGAGTAACATTTCATTGCAGAATACCAGGGAAAGTCAGTACCTTCATCTCTATTCTAAATTGACCCACTGTGACAAAAGACTGAGTGTAATTTGGTTGGTGTCTCTATTGTCTGCAGACAGCTTGCAACTTGGAACTACCCAGATGCTTTCCTGAGGTTAGAGAAGTGCACAGCTGGTATTTAGGAGACATTTTATTGAAAATCCAGTTAAAATCtgaacacattttatttttctttagttaaTTCCCTAtatccctcccctccccacccgcATGTCTCTCACCTTTTTCCCCAACATGGTTCTTCACCCACTGGGCAGTCCTCTTGACATTCTTGGGATCAGTTACATCCAGAAGCACTGTATGAAGTCTCTCTGAGGTTTCTGCCTTCAAAGCTGTCGACCCTGATTCAGTCAGACAGGCAGCAATTACACGAAATCCTTTTTTATCAAAAGTTCTGGCTGCCAAGTTTCCAAAGCCTGAGTCGCACCCAGTGATGAAAATATACTTATCGGTGATGTCTGCAATCTTCAGTTGTCCTTTATAATTCCATAGAAAAGCACAGAGGATTAGGAGGGCTAGTACCcccaaaagcattttttttcctatgtgaTGAGGTACTCCTTTCTTGTATCACAAAAGAGGATGGTATCCTAAAGGtttaaaattagaaagaaaattcaaattagaACCACCGAAGTATCATAACCCAGGCTTGATGAACTGGAGATATTTTAGTTCACTTGAATAggtaaatacaaaattaaaaaataatacttcTCATTTGGTTGTTTGTTGGGAAGATGGCCATTTAAAGAATAAATTGCTTCTTGAAGGTAGTACAAAAACTATCCAAGTAGAATTCAGAGAAATTAaatgggagtcagaaagggagacTCCCCGGCAGAGCTGACACAGGTCATAGGTAGATATGGTTGATTGGAGTTGTGTGGGACAGTGACATTAATTTGACTTGTGAACTCATCCATCAGAAAGATAGATTCTTACCGTAAAACCTTACTTATTGTCACTTTGTGAAATTCAAGCAAAACAGGGTCAAATCTATTAGAAAGTATAGTTCAGTCTTACTTGTTCTAGTAGACTCCTGATTTTTAGACTGTCAGGAAAATGAGAGCATTTTACTGTTGTCACTAAGAGAACACTCTCAACGTGGtttccattttcttattttaaataggTTCATGTTAGCCTTCAACTCAGCTTTGAGAGTATTACAGCTCAATGCTGAGAATATTAATTTGGCAGAAGAAGGAGATGAATAGGAAGAGGTTGGGAGAGAACTGTTGGCCCATGTACAGTATTCCAACCCACTATTCCAAATACTCAGATTTCATCCTCTTTGGACACCAGCCTgctatgaaaaaacaaaacaaaaaatccccCCAAACTCTCACATATACGGAAGACAAAGTGAAGCAAATAGATATTATAAAACCAAGGCTTTGACCATAAGTGGCATAGAATCTTTTGGGAAATTCATTTTGTCAGGGCTGGGAGCAGACGGGGAGGCCTACCATCAAACAAGAGGAGACTGCCCTTCCCTTTCCACAGAAGCCTGTGCCAGCATGTCCCCTCAGCTTATGCCAACTCTTACCATGGACAGTGGTGCCTGGGGAAGAGTCAGAGGAGGAAGTGGCCAACAGTCAAAGGACAGGCTTCCCTTGCTGCCTCAGGTCTAAGTGTAGCATGGAGGCCCAGCCCTCCCAATGCACAGCCGTGAGACAGCCCTAGGGAAGGAGATCACCCATGCCCACCACACAGGCACACCTGTGTAGGCTTCTTACCCCAGGGAGGGAAGAGAGCCATAGGACGTAGGGGAAGACCTTATTTCTTCCCCAAATGACCAAGAGAGTTTCCTGCTGTTTCCAGGCAGTATCTTTGCCCCTGATTTTGACCCTCCCTTAGAATCTAGAGGACCCTGAGTGCCTCAAAGAGGACAATCAATAGGCTTGAGTTGAAGTTCAGACCTTGTAGATGCTTCTGGAATCATGGCTGTTCATGGACACTGTGCTCAGAAAGCAGCTGTGGAGCCAAGCAATTTTATTAATGTTGGACATTGTTTTCTTACAATATTTTCTGGTTTTTCCTTTGAaccctttaaaatattttctctgcatataaaatcaacttataTTCATGGTGAAAAAAAAGTGCAGGAAAAAAGAAGATAGTAACAGTTATCACGTTTGACTCTTAATATTTTGGTGCATTTAACTCCGGTTTATTTTCTATATATGTATTTACTGTATATGtaaaaattctctcttcctaatgagaaatataataattatacatatagATAGAATTTtatcacacacaacacacacacacacactacatatcTATCACTGTATAAGAAACACAGTATttcaggtacaaaaaaaaaaaaaaaaactccatgt
It encodes the following:
- the Dhrs9 gene encoding dehydrogenase/reductase SDR family member 9, with translation MLLGVLALLILCAFLWNYKGQLKIADITDKYIFITGCDSGFGNLAARTFDKKGFRVIAACLTESGSTALKAETSERLHTVLLDVTDPKNVKRTAQWVKNHVGEKGLWGLINNAGVLGVLAPTDWLTVEDYREPIEVNLFGLIDVTLNMLPLLKKARGRIVNVSSIGGRLAFGGGGYTPSKYGVEGFNDCLRRDMKVFGVHVSCIEPGFFKTELSDPIKATEKKLAIWKHLSPDIKEQYGEGYIEKSLDKLKSTTTWVNLDLSLVVECMDHALTSLFPKTRYAAGKDAKTFWIPLSHMPAVLQDFLLLKEKVQLANPKAV